The Vibrio tubiashii ATCC 19109 genome has a segment encoding these proteins:
- a CDS encoding MipA/OmpV family protein, translating into MITSKRLPALAFAVSSLMSTSLSAEESTAISEQNWGIAAVYRTATIPFDTHDGDHTVSTFVPMMYFNNDYVFVNGLEGGAYLHQSEDEQFQLNALMRLRFVDIPAAVQNANEGDSFDFGGQLRYKLDDKWWLDTELMSDKDLRFHANLRASAKYEYGDWELEPHATLRYKGADFNSEYYAFSATTKQTIGAGIDAKVGLKARYHVHSNLYLLGATSVTRLDHSAYHSDAVEDRYQGEFYIGFGFFNDKAKAPKSELTNKRYVRFAHGWATPSNIGDIITFNAEKDPYNNQMTSVFYGHPLTDELFGIPLDIYFTPGIVHHWSSEVQSSATEYIAAIKAYYTFDWPTKWRFGVAEGMSYIDSMTYVENEEMKSKGYTPSHLLNYLDFSFDLNLGDLINNRDFDNMWLGYSIHHRSAIFESASQYGRIKGGSNYNTLYLQIDF; encoded by the coding sequence ATGATAACTAGTAAACGTCTGCCAGCGTTAGCTTTTGCTGTCAGTAGCTTAATGTCAACTTCACTGAGTGCAGAAGAAAGCACAGCGATAAGTGAACAAAATTGGGGAATAGCGGCGGTATATCGAACGGCAACCATTCCGTTCGACACCCATGATGGTGATCATACAGTAAGTACATTTGTTCCCATGATGTACTTCAACAATGACTATGTATTTGTAAACGGTCTTGAAGGTGGGGCTTACCTTCATCAAAGTGAAGACGAACAGTTTCAGCTCAATGCTCTTATGAGACTACGTTTTGTCGATATTCCCGCTGCGGTACAAAATGCTAATGAAGGTGACTCGTTCGATTTTGGTGGTCAGCTGAGATATAAGCTAGATGATAAGTGGTGGCTAGATACTGAGCTAATGAGCGATAAAGATTTGCGCTTTCATGCCAACTTACGCGCATCTGCAAAGTATGAATATGGCGATTGGGAGCTAGAGCCACACGCGACGCTACGTTACAAAGGTGCAGATTTTAACAGTGAGTATTACGCATTTTCTGCGACAACTAAGCAAACTATTGGCGCCGGGATTGATGCAAAAGTGGGTCTAAAAGCACGTTACCACGTGCATTCTAATCTTTACCTACTCGGGGCTACCAGTGTGACACGTCTAGACCATAGTGCTTATCACTCCGATGCAGTCGAAGATAGATATCAAGGTGAGTTCTATATTGGTTTTGGTTTCTTTAATGACAAGGCCAAAGCGCCAAAATCTGAGCTAACTAATAAACGGTATGTTCGCTTTGCACATGGTTGGGCGACGCCATCGAATATCGGTGACATCATCACATTTAATGCCGAAAAAGATCCGTACAACAACCAGATGACTTCGGTGTTTTATGGTCATCCATTAACCGATGAGCTGTTTGGTATTCCTCTCGATATCTATTTTACACCGGGTATCGTTCATCATTGGTCATCAGAGGTTCAGTCCAGCGCAACAGAATATATTGCAGCGATTAAGGCGTATTACACGTTTGATTGGCCAACTAAGTGGCGTTTTGGTGTTGCAGAAGGCATGTCATACATCGACAGCATGACTTATGTCGAAAACGAAGAGATGAAATCCAAGGGCTACACCCCGAGCCACTTGCTTAATTACTTAGATTTCTCGTTTGATTTGAATCTTGGTGATCTTATCAACAATCGAGACTTCGATAACATGTGGTTGGGGTATTCTATCCATCACCGTAGTGCGATATTTGAAAGTGCTTCCCAATATGGACGTATCAAAGGGGGCAGTAACTACAATACCCTCTACCTTCAAATTGATTTCTAA
- a CDS encoding porin family protein codes for MKKTLLALALIGASATASADSWIYGGASVGQADLANDSSTSYNVHVGTGILPLIGLEAGYQNFGEFDNITYGNFTGKLEGSGVYFAAKPSIDFGPLHVYAKAGLHSYELTGTNFKEDEIDMMYGVGAEYFVMGPISMGASYSVFSMKEKDVKNFSLNATFHFF; via the coding sequence ATGAAAAAGACACTACTAGCGCTAGCTCTGATTGGCGCATCTGCTACAGCTTCTGCGGACTCTTGGATCTACGGTGGTGCAAGTGTAGGTCAAGCTGATCTAGCGAATGATTCATCGACTTCTTACAACGTTCACGTGGGTACAGGTATTCTGCCGCTAATTGGTCTTGAAGCGGGCTACCAGAACTTTGGTGAATTCGACAATATCACTTACGGAAACTTTACAGGTAAGCTTGAAGGTTCAGGTGTCTACTTTGCGGCAAAGCCAAGTATCGATTTCGGTCCTCTTCATGTTTATGCGAAAGCAGGCTTGCACTCTTACGAGCTAACAGGTACGAATTTTAAAGAAGACGAAATCGATATGATGTATGGCGTTGGTGCTGAGTACTTCGTGATGGGTCCTATCTCAATGGGCGCAAGTTACAGCGTATTCAGTATGAAAGAGAAAGACGTTAAAAACTTCTCTCTAAATGCGACTTTCCACTTCTTCTAA
- a CDS encoding ABC transporter ATP-binding protein/permease, producing the protein MQSTSAPNLEQSNPAQELPKKNLGILLELVNFIKPYKLKVAAALIALIVTASLTLSVGQGVRILIDQGFAQQSVQELGSAIGFILVVTLLISIGTFFRFYLVSSVGERVSADIRLAVFNHIITLHPSYFETNGSGDIMSRITTDTTLLQSIIGSSFSMAMRSALMCIGAVIMLFATNIKLTLIVLASVPFILVPILFYGRRVRALSRQSQDSMADVGSYAGEAIEHIKTVQSYSREAQEKRFFSNEVERAFEIGRKRVLQRAILISGVIVIVFSAISGMLWVGGSDVINGVMSAGDLAAFVFYAIMVASSLATISEVLGELQRAAGATERLIEILQVESRITAPESINRSTDKLKAEVSFNDVSFHYPSRPDQPAMQDLNLVAEEGKILALVGPSGAGKTTLFELLQRFYDPQQGSVLLGDMDVREFAPQDLRNQMALVPQQPALFSHDVFHNIRYGNPEATDEQVIEAAKKAHAHDFIMNLPEGYNSFLGERGVRLSGGQKQRIAIARAILKDPNILLLDEATSALDSESEHHVQQALEELMRGRTTIIIAHRLSTIKHADKIAVLDHGRLVDVGDHQSLLESCELYQRLVELQFKHLESHR; encoded by the coding sequence ATGCAATCAACGAGTGCTCCAAATCTTGAGCAGTCTAATCCGGCTCAAGAGTTACCAAAGAAAAATTTGGGGATATTGTTAGAACTGGTCAACTTTATCAAACCTTATAAGTTGAAGGTTGCCGCTGCTTTGATTGCGTTAATTGTCACTGCCTCATTAACACTGTCGGTCGGTCAAGGGGTGAGAATCTTGATTGACCAAGGTTTTGCTCAGCAATCGGTTCAAGAACTAGGTAGTGCGATTGGATTTATCCTTGTCGTTACCTTGCTGATTTCCATTGGCACATTTTTCCGTTTCTATCTCGTATCCTCGGTAGGGGAGCGAGTAAGTGCTGACATTCGGCTCGCGGTATTCAACCATATCATTACTCTTCATCCGAGCTATTTCGAGACCAATGGTAGTGGCGACATCATGTCGAGAATCACGACTGACACGACGTTGCTCCAGAGTATCATTGGCTCATCGTTTTCTATGGCGATGCGCAGTGCGCTGATGTGTATTGGCGCGGTAATCATGTTGTTTGCTACCAACATTAAACTCACCCTTATCGTTTTGGCTTCGGTGCCATTTATTCTAGTTCCTATTCTGTTTTACGGGCGACGAGTACGAGCTTTGTCTCGCCAAAGCCAAGATTCGATGGCAGATGTGGGTAGCTATGCCGGTGAGGCGATAGAGCATATTAAAACAGTGCAAAGTTACAGCCGTGAAGCGCAAGAAAAACGCTTTTTCTCCAACGAGGTAGAGCGAGCGTTTGAGATAGGGCGTAAACGTGTATTACAACGCGCGATTCTCATCTCAGGAGTGATTGTGATTGTATTTAGCGCCATCTCAGGAATGCTATGGGTTGGTGGTAGTGACGTGATTAATGGTGTTATGTCAGCGGGTGATTTAGCGGCCTTTGTTTTCTACGCGATCATGGTTGCCTCTTCACTGGCGACAATTTCCGAAGTACTCGGCGAATTGCAACGCGCGGCTGGTGCCACTGAACGCTTAATCGAAATTCTACAAGTAGAAAGCCGCATTACCGCGCCAGAATCAATAAACCGAAGCACTGATAAACTGAAAGCAGAAGTCTCGTTCAATGACGTTTCCTTTCATTATCCTTCACGACCTGACCAACCTGCGATGCAAGACCTTAACCTTGTGGCCGAAGAAGGAAAAATCCTTGCGTTAGTAGGGCCTTCAGGCGCAGGGAAAACAACCTTATTTGAACTTTTGCAGAGGTTCTATGACCCTCAGCAGGGCAGTGTTTTGTTGGGGGATATGGATGTGAGGGAGTTCGCCCCGCAAGATCTAAGAAATCAGATGGCCTTGGTGCCTCAGCAACCCGCTCTGTTTAGTCATGATGTCTTCCATAACATTCGCTACGGCAACCCAGAGGCGACGGACGAACAAGTGATCGAAGCGGCTAAGAAAGCACACGCTCACGACTTCATTATGAACTTGCCGGAAGGATACAACAGTTTCCTTGGCGAGCGCGGAGTCCGATTATCGGGTGGGCAAAAACAACGCATCGCAATTGCTAGAGCGATCTTGAAAGACCCGAATATCCTCTTACTTGATGAAGCGACCAGTGCCCTCGATAGTGAAAGCGAACATCATGTACAGCAAGCGCTTGAAGAGTTGATGCGCGGCAGAACGACAATCATCATTGCGCACCGGCTCTCTACCATTAAACATGCCGATAAAATTGCAGTTTTGGATCATGGTCGGTTAGTCGATGTTGGCGACCACCAATCACTGCTAGAAAGTTGTGAACTCTATCAGCGTCTAGTCGAATTGCAGTTTAAACACCTTGAGAGCCATCGCTGA
- a CDS encoding VOC family protein, whose translation MTPAALLVHVPDVEAGLDWYQKAFPMAELVYLPDYDFTLLRLGDFVIELVQADAKVSNGKSGTVLYWLTDNLQTRIEELCALGAKLYRGPLDIEDGMIMLQLEDPFGNLIGLRGRKK comes from the coding sequence ATGACACCTGCTGCATTGCTTGTCCATGTGCCCGATGTGGAAGCTGGTCTTGATTGGTACCAGAAAGCGTTTCCGATGGCTGAACTTGTCTATTTACCCGATTACGATTTTACTTTGTTGCGCCTAGGGGATTTTGTTATCGAATTGGTACAAGCGGATGCCAAGGTCTCTAATGGGAAAAGTGGTACAGTGCTTTATTGGCTTACCGATAACTTACAAACTCGAATCGAAGAGCTGTGTGCTCTAGGTGCAAAACTTTATCGAGGCCCACTCGACATTGAAGATGGCATGATCATGCTTCAACTTGAAGACCCATTCGGCAATCTAATCGGGTTACGCGGTCGCAAAAAATAA
- a CDS encoding VC1380 family protein codes for MKASELKRLLESLPDNADPDIVTGECWLPERLLDASLDGDMMFLSFDSAPEETQGEEEGRGFVEHEIEMIRHRFEQIIEEQSDTKTKADAMLALFLMGHELSSSEIIEILEDPEVPEPPTE; via the coding sequence GTGAAAGCCTCAGAACTAAAAAGATTACTCGAGTCCTTACCAGATAACGCCGATCCAGACATAGTCACTGGAGAGTGCTGGCTACCTGAGCGTCTACTCGATGCTAGTCTCGACGGCGATATGATGTTTCTTTCATTCGATAGCGCGCCTGAAGAGACGCAAGGTGAAGAAGAAGGTAGAGGGTTTGTTGAACATGAAATTGAAATGATTCGCCATCGATTCGAGCAAATTATAGAAGAGCAATCTGATACAAAGACCAAAGCAGATGCCATGCTGGCGTTATTTTTGATGGGACATGAACTTTCCAGTTCAGAAATCATCGAAATCCTAGAAGATCCCGAAGTCCCTGAGCCACCAACTGAGTAG
- the hrpA gene encoding ATP-dependent RNA helicase HrpA has protein sequence MLKDRFRLSKRISGANKIKKEASRNAVFDEIALDIAKSMMEAEQRTNYIPKIEYPEILPVSQKKDDIAQAIEQNQVVIVAGETGSGKTTQLPKICAELGRGKFGLIGHTQPRRLAARSVANRIAEEMETKLGEYVGYKVRFNDQISENTQIKLMTDGILLAEIQHDRYLNQYDTIIIDEAHERSLNIDFILGYLKELLPRRPDLKVIITSATIDPERFSKHFSNAPIIEVSGRTYPVETRYRPLRGEDDVDRDQLDGIFEAVDELCDEGLGDILIFMNGEREIRDTADALAKRNLKSTEIVPLYARLSAGEQNKIFQPHAGRRIVLATNVAETSLTVPGIKYVIDPGTARISRYSYRTKVQRLPIEPVSQASANQRKGRCGRVEEGICIRLYSEDDYNSRPEFTDPEILRTNLASVILQMTALGLGDIEAFPFVEAPDKRNIQDGVRLLEELGAINEKAKDPKKRLTSVGRQLAKLPIDPRLARMVLEAPKYGALKELMIIASALSIQDPRERPSDKQQSSDDKHRRFFHEESDFLTFVNLWDYIQKQQKKLSGNQFRKQCKQDYLNYLRVREWQDVYFQVHQAMREMDFKLNDEPASYQGVHSAILVGLLSHIGMKDAEKNEYQGARNARFHIFPASGLFKKQPKWIMSAELVETSKLWGRVIAKIQPEWIEPLAKHLIKRSYSEPHWSKKRSAVMAHEKVMLYGVPIVPKRLVNYGSIDQTVSREIFIRSALVEGEWETKHAFFKQNRKLLQEVEELEHKSRRRDILVDDDELFDFYDQRVGTEVVSGKHFDTWWKKASRDNAELLNFEKEMLFKGDASHITDLDYPNFWHQSGLKLKLSYQFEPGEDNDGVTVHLPLPILNQVEQAGFDWQIPGLRHELVVSLIKSLPKTIRKNFVPAPNYADAFLARATPMEAPLLDSLEKELRRMTGVEVLREDWNLEQVPDHLKVTFRAVDHRNRKLKENRDLHELKESLKDKVQETLSKVADDDIEQQGLHTWSFGELPKVYQQKRGGYDVKAYPAIVDTKDSVEIKLYETEHEQVSAMQAGQRRLILLNVPSPIKYLHSNLPNKSKLGLYFNPYGKVLDLIDDCIACGVDKLIEEKGGLVWQPEQFEQLKEHVRAELGDTVVEIAQQVETILTTAFNINKKLKGKIDFTMAFALSDIKAQIESLIFKGFATECGWKRLPDILRYMKAIERRMEKLPIDPNKDRLHMLKIESVTNDYKELLNKIPKGMVVPDNVKDVRWMIEELRVSYFAQQLGTPYPVSDKRVKMAIDAC, from the coding sequence ATGCTGAAAGATAGATTTCGTCTAAGCAAACGTATCTCCGGGGCAAATAAAATTAAAAAAGAAGCCTCACGTAATGCGGTGTTTGACGAGATCGCGCTTGATATTGCCAAATCTATGATGGAAGCAGAGCAGCGCACCAATTACATCCCTAAGATTGAATACCCTGAAATTCTGCCTGTTAGCCAGAAGAAGGATGACATTGCGCAAGCGATCGAGCAAAACCAAGTGGTTATCGTTGCGGGTGAAACGGGGTCAGGTAAAACGACTCAGTTACCTAAGATCTGTGCGGAGCTAGGTCGTGGCAAGTTTGGCTTGATTGGTCATACACAGCCTCGTCGTTTAGCGGCGCGTTCGGTGGCGAATCGAATTGCTGAAGAGATGGAAACCAAGCTTGGCGAGTACGTCGGCTACAAGGTTCGTTTTAACGACCAAATCTCAGAGAACACTCAAATTAAACTGATGACTGATGGTATATTGCTGGCAGAGATCCAACACGATCGCTATCTCAATCAATATGACACCATCATTATCGATGAAGCACACGAACGTAGCTTAAACATCGATTTTATCTTGGGGTATTTGAAAGAGCTTTTACCGCGTCGTCCTGATCTAAAAGTGATCATCACGTCAGCAACTATCGACCCAGAGCGTTTCTCGAAGCATTTTAGCAATGCACCGATTATTGAAGTGTCGGGGCGTACTTACCCAGTGGAAACGCGTTATCGCCCACTGCGCGGTGAGGACGATGTCGATCGCGACCAATTAGACGGTATTTTTGAAGCGGTTGATGAGCTATGCGATGAAGGTCTGGGTGATATCCTGATCTTTATGAACGGTGAGCGTGAAATTCGTGATACTGCAGATGCGTTAGCTAAACGCAACCTAAAGAGCACGGAAATTGTACCGCTTTACGCGCGATTGTCTGCGGGTGAGCAGAACAAGATATTCCAACCCCATGCGGGTCGCCGAATTGTATTGGCAACCAACGTGGCAGAAACCTCGTTAACGGTACCGGGTATCAAGTATGTCATTGACCCAGGTACAGCTCGTATCAGCCGTTACAGTTACCGAACTAAGGTACAGCGCCTGCCGATTGAACCGGTTTCTCAAGCGAGCGCAAACCAGCGTAAAGGTCGTTGTGGTCGTGTTGAAGAAGGTATCTGTATCCGTCTTTACTCGGAAGACGATTACAACTCCCGCCCTGAGTTTACCGATCCAGAGATTCTGCGTACCAACCTAGCGTCGGTCATTTTGCAGATGACTGCACTCGGTTTAGGCGATATTGAAGCCTTCCCATTTGTTGAAGCGCCAGATAAACGCAACATCCAAGACGGTGTAAGACTGTTAGAAGAACTTGGTGCGATCAACGAAAAAGCCAAAGATCCGAAAAAACGCCTCACTTCAGTCGGTCGTCAATTAGCCAAGCTGCCAATTGACCCGCGCTTAGCTCGTATGGTGCTTGAAGCGCCAAAATACGGTGCACTGAAAGAGCTGATGATCATCGCTTCTGCCTTGTCTATTCAAGACCCGCGCGAGCGCCCAAGCGACAAACAGCAATCGTCGGATGATAAGCATCGCCGCTTCTTCCATGAAGAGTCTGACTTTCTAACGTTTGTAAACTTGTGGGATTACATTCAGAAACAGCAGAAAAAGCTGTCTGGTAACCAGTTCCGTAAGCAGTGCAAACAAGATTACTTGAACTACTTACGTGTGCGTGAGTGGCAGGATGTTTATTTCCAAGTTCATCAAGCGATGCGAGAAATGGACTTCAAACTGAATGATGAGCCAGCTAGCTATCAAGGGGTACACAGTGCGATCCTTGTTGGACTGCTGTCCCACATTGGTATGAAAGATGCTGAGAAGAATGAATATCAAGGCGCTCGCAATGCTCGTTTTCATATCTTCCCTGCTTCAGGCCTTTTCAAGAAGCAGCCGAAATGGATTATGTCCGCAGAGCTGGTGGAAACCTCAAAGCTGTGGGGTAGAGTCATTGCTAAGATTCAACCGGAGTGGATTGAACCTTTAGCCAAACACCTGATCAAGCGTAGCTACAGTGAACCACATTGGTCGAAAAAGCGCTCTGCGGTCATGGCACACGAGAAAGTGATGCTTTACGGGGTACCAATTGTGCCTAAGCGTCTGGTGAACTACGGCAGCATAGACCAGACCGTAAGCCGAGAAATCTTTATACGTAGCGCGCTAGTTGAAGGTGAATGGGAAACCAAGCACGCGTTCTTCAAGCAAAACCGTAAGCTATTGCAAGAAGTTGAAGAGCTTGAACACAAATCTCGCCGCCGTGACATTCTTGTTGATGACGATGAGTTGTTTGACTTCTACGATCAGCGTGTCGGTACAGAAGTTGTGTCTGGCAAGCACTTTGATACATGGTGGAAAAAGGCATCTCGCGATAATGCGGAACTGCTTAACTTTGAAAAAGAGATGCTGTTTAAGGGTGATGCGAGCCATATCACCGACCTCGATTACCCGAACTTCTGGCATCAGAGCGGACTTAAGCTCAAGCTTAGCTATCAATTTGAGCCGGGAGAAGATAACGATGGTGTGACAGTGCATCTCCCGTTACCGATTTTGAATCAGGTTGAACAAGCAGGATTTGACTGGCAGATTCCAGGTTTACGCCATGAGTTAGTGGTGAGCCTAATCAAGTCCTTGCCGAAAACCATTCGTAAGAACTTTGTTCCAGCACCGAATTACGCGGATGCGTTTTTAGCGCGTGCGACACCAATGGAAGCGCCGCTGCTTGATTCGCTAGAAAAAGAGCTGCGCAGAATGACGGGTGTTGAAGTTCTGCGTGAAGACTGGAACTTAGAGCAAGTGCCAGACCACTTGAAAGTGACTTTCCGTGCCGTTGATCATCGCAACCGGAAACTGAAAGAAAACCGTGATTTGCATGAGCTTAAAGAGAGCTTAAAAGACAAGGTGCAAGAAACTTTATCTAAAGTGGCAGATGACGACATTGAGCAGCAAGGGCTGCATACATGGAGCTTCGGCGAGTTGCCAAAAGTGTACCAGCAAAAACGCGGTGGTTACGATGTGAAAGCCTATCCAGCCATTGTTGATACCAAAGATAGCGTTGAGATTAAGCTGTATGAAACCGAGCACGAACAGGTTTCAGCGATGCAGGCAGGGCAACGTAGACTGATCTTGCTTAACGTACCTTCGCCAATTAAGTATCTGCATTCTAATTTGCCGAACAAATCGAAACTCGGTTTGTACTTTAATCCGTACGGCAAAGTGCTAGACCTTATCGATGACTGTATCGCTTGTGGTGTTGACAAGCTGATTGAAGAGAAGGGCGGATTGGTTTGGCAGCCTGAACAATTTGAACAGCTCAAAGAGCATGTTCGCGCTGAATTAGGTGATACTGTGGTAGAAATTGCTCAGCAAGTTGAGACAATTCTGACAACGGCATTTAACATTAACAAGAAGTTAAAAGGTAAAATTGACTTTACGATGGCGTTTGCTCTGTCTGATATCAAAGCGCAAATCGAAAGTTTAATTTTCAAAGGTTTTGCGACTGAATGCGGATGGAAGCGACTGCCTGATATTTTGCGTTACATGAAGGCGATCGAGCGTCGTATGGAAAAATTACCTATCGACCCGAATAAAGATCGCTTACACATGCTCAAGATAGAGTCAGTCACTAATGATTACAAAGAGTTACTGAACAAAATTCCAAAAGGTATGGTTGTGCCTGATAACGTCAAAGACGTACGTTGGATGATAGAAGAGCTAAGAGTGAGCTACTTTGCTCAACAGCTTGGTACACCATACCCAGTATCGGACAAGCGTGTAAAAATGGCGATTGATGCTTGTTAG
- a CDS encoding alkaline phosphatase D family protein — protein MNSSLPFLIAGPILRKTTSKELVFWLVTSEPLSGHFELNLEPQLGTLFSQDLSECQQLAIGKHCYLTLAQFKGEFPTNVALSYEFITQHGALTSLYPELLYSDEQSVTFKISTKADYILHGSCRNPHHPSKDALIQINEKVASQALEDRPDLLMMSGDQIYADHVAGPTLDAILQTIKLLGLPDEQFEQAPIGSSQELYAHPDCYYGRDKILPHHVDDGTWLTKLFPHRNTPIFSSREAENHLVTFSEFFAMYLLVWSPTLWSYLNTNNLLDNKFIHGNKPIPPLFQQQWREEKAVIDEFVAGLPQVQRLFAHIPTYMIFDDHDVTDDWNLTIGWEKAAYGNPFSNRIIGNGLAAYWLCQGWGNEPDNFNQEFLAIAEQFLSQPGGQQQDNFIQYLYTFERWHYTIHSSPKVVVLDTRTRRWRSESRMNKPSGLMDWEALVEFQQELMHQDKVVIVSAAPMFGVKFIEALQKGATMLGQPLLIDAENWMAHPGSANTLLSIFTHTKTPTNFVILSGDVHYSFAYDIKLRFRRSSPNIFQITCSGFKNQFPEPLLGFCDHADRLLYSPRSPLNFLTKRKRLKVKKRDPNTEGVRRLVNTSAVGELKLDEHGKPRRISILTGNGVEWEFPPIKEK, from the coding sequence ATGAATAGCAGTTTACCTTTCCTAATTGCCGGACCTATCTTACGTAAAACCACTTCTAAAGAGCTTGTTTTTTGGCTCGTTACAAGCGAACCGCTTAGTGGTCATTTTGAACTCAATTTAGAACCGCAGTTAGGGACGCTTTTTTCGCAAGACCTTAGCGAATGCCAGCAACTTGCCATTGGTAAACACTGTTATTTAACTCTTGCCCAGTTCAAAGGCGAGTTCCCGACCAATGTCGCGCTCAGCTATGAGTTTATTACTCAACATGGCGCGCTTACCTCCCTCTATCCTGAGTTACTTTACAGCGATGAACAGAGCGTGACGTTTAAGATATCGACTAAAGCAGACTATATTCTTCACGGGTCGTGTCGTAACCCACATCACCCCAGCAAAGATGCACTGATTCAGATTAACGAGAAGGTGGCGAGTCAGGCTTTAGAAGATCGCCCAGATCTGCTCATGATGAGTGGTGATCAGATCTATGCGGATCATGTTGCAGGGCCAACTCTTGATGCTATTTTACAGACCATCAAATTGCTTGGCCTGCCAGATGAGCAGTTTGAGCAAGCGCCCATCGGTTCGAGCCAAGAATTGTACGCCCACCCTGACTGTTATTATGGTCGAGACAAAATACTGCCTCATCATGTTGACGATGGCACATGGCTAACGAAACTGTTCCCACATCGCAATACCCCTATTTTTAGTTCTCGCGAAGCAGAAAACCACTTAGTGACTTTTTCAGAGTTCTTCGCCATGTATTTGTTGGTCTGGTCTCCCACTCTGTGGTCTTACCTCAATACCAACAACTTACTTGATAACAAGTTTATTCACGGGAATAAGCCCATTCCCCCGCTATTTCAACAACAGTGGCGTGAAGAAAAAGCGGTAATCGATGAATTCGTCGCGGGTTTACCTCAAGTCCAAAGACTGTTTGCTCACATCCCGACTTATATGATTTTTGATGATCATGATGTAACGGACGATTGGAACCTAACCATAGGTTGGGAAAAAGCGGCCTACGGCAATCCGTTCTCTAACCGCATCATTGGCAATGGACTGGCTGCTTATTGGCTCTGCCAAGGCTGGGGAAACGAACCAGACAACTTCAATCAAGAGTTCCTCGCTATCGCTGAGCAGTTCTTAAGCCAACCCGGCGGCCAACAGCAAGACAACTTTATCCAGTACCTCTATACCTTTGAGCGTTGGCACTACACAATTCATAGTTCTCCTAAAGTGGTTGTGCTTGATACCCGCACTCGCCGTTGGCGCTCAGAATCTCGTATGAACAAACCTTCAGGTCTCATGGATTGGGAGGCATTGGTTGAGTTTCAACAAGAACTCATGCATCAAGATAAAGTCGTTATTGTCTCTGCGGCACCTATGTTCGGGGTCAAATTTATCGAGGCTCTACAGAAAGGTGCAACGATGCTTGGTCAGCCATTACTCATTGATGCCGAAAACTGGATGGCTCACCCCGGCAGCGCCAATACACTTTTGAGTATCTTTACTCATACCAAAACGCCAACCAACTTTGTGATCTTATCGGGTGATGTGCATTACTCGTTCGCCTACGACATTAAACTTAGGTTTAGACGCAGTAGCCCAAACATTTTTCAAATCACCTGTAGTGGATTCAAAAATCAGTTTCCCGAACCACTTCTGGGCTTCTGTGACCATGCAGATAGGCTGCTTTATTCTCCGCGGTCGCCGCTTAACTTTTTGACT